In Alkalihalobacillus sp. FSL W8-0930, a single window of DNA contains:
- a CDS encoding DUF5366 family protein — protein sequence MSNRYLTGHFALISIILFSLSLSFYAQSFVLDQLEDLGVYEGMLEFFTEGGIKLAILFVFLLIFFMVFSALKLISDTTVQLSMLFFSKDEDGSELNKVRAGSWIFLVASLLSLLLMQEIFFIAVLFIAACLVYFMFFIYKIYDSLSVLSLIGFIFFHVVFWGAFILLVGYTSLRLYNSFIQSIPF from the coding sequence ATGTCAAACCGATATTTAACAGGGCACTTTGCACTAATCTCTATCATTTTGTTTAGTTTATCTTTGTCTTTTTATGCACAATCCTTTGTTTTAGATCAATTAGAGGACTTAGGTGTGTATGAAGGAATGCTTGAGTTTTTTACTGAAGGTGGAATTAAACTCGCTATTTTATTTGTCTTTTTACTGATTTTCTTTATGGTTTTTTCTGCTCTTAAACTTATTTCTGATACTACCGTTCAGCTTTCTATGCTGTTTTTCTCGAAGGACGAAGATGGATCTGAATTAAATAAAGTCCGGGCCGGATCATGGATTTTTCTTGTGGCCAGTTTACTATCCCTTTTACTGATGCAGGAGATCTTCTTTATAGCTGTTCTCTTTATTGCAGCATGCCTCGTTTACTTTATGTTCTTTATCTACAAAATTTATGATTCTCTTAGCGTATTAAGCTTAATCGGGTTTATCTTTTTCCACGTTGTATTCTGGGGGGCCTTTATTTTACTAGTAGGCTATACAAGCTTACGCCTATACAATAGTTTTATTCAAAGTATACCGTTCTAG
- a CDS encoding transglycosylase domain-containing protein produces MRQSTGWIIIVVLCASFVLLLTRVGAEVNEVETLSEAFDTNIELGELFLSSNSYILDSEGRLVSEIYKDTNRVYKPFDQINPLFIDSFVSTEDRRFYEHEGYDTAGIARAFVANTSSSETEQGGSTITQQLVRNIYLSHEQTYQRKLSEILYSRELEKRYTKDDILELYLNSIFFGHQAYGIEAASQYYFSKSSNDLSLAQVAFITAIPNNPSFYDPVNHQDRTEERKQWVLKKMLEEETITEEEYIEATEETIELAIQTRTDMFPDYVTYVRDEFRDLVAEKEGFADQLKNATTPEQKEDINQELDARIQRLYEEGIAIHTALKPLMQKKAVQSVVSRIPNEDIQGSLAVIDNESNKLIAITGGKGYEKFNFNRGYQDFRQPGSSIKPLLSFAPYIDTTGVGPSAKIDSKNKCYPDGTSEGYCPKNYNDKEVGSVTLNQALASSYNTTAVALLNSVGLEKAYSYLDAFQFEKVEESDRNYLPTALGGFSKGVSPLELTRAYSTFAHNGAYSPAHGITEVVDGGGNVLYSWDESETQVWSQATNDKMRQMLANVVKSGTGRTINVDAPYVGGKTGTSNSYHEIWFVGLTDQYTAGILIGRDQGQAGPKSIESFAQSNPHQRIFNDIMN; encoded by the coding sequence ATGAGACAAAGTACAGGCTGGATTATCATCGTCGTACTGTGTGCTTCATTTGTCCTGCTGTTAACACGTGTTGGCGCAGAAGTAAATGAAGTAGAAACATTATCAGAGGCGTTTGATACGAATATCGAATTAGGTGAGTTGTTTCTTTCATCTAATAGCTACATCCTTGATTCAGAGGGTCGCTTAGTGTCTGAGATCTATAAGGATACCAACCGCGTTTATAAACCATTTGACCAAATTAATCCGTTATTTATTGATTCATTTGTATCAACCGAGGATCGTCGTTTTTATGAACACGAAGGGTATGATACGGCTGGGATCGCTCGTGCATTTGTAGCGAACACATCTAGTAGCGAAACAGAGCAAGGTGGAAGTACGATTACACAGCAGCTGGTTCGTAACATTTACTTAAGTCATGAACAAACGTATCAACGGAAATTAAGCGAGATCTTGTACTCGCGCGAGCTTGAAAAACGTTATACGAAAGATGATATTCTTGAACTCTACTTAAATTCCATTTTTTTTGGTCATCAGGCCTATGGCATTGAAGCAGCAAGCCAATATTATTTTAGTAAAAGCAGCAATGACCTCTCCCTTGCACAGGTTGCTTTTATCACAGCCATTCCTAACAACCCAAGCTTCTACGATCCAGTTAATCATCAGGATCGGACAGAAGAGCGAAAACAATGGGTATTAAAAAAGATGCTCGAAGAAGAAACGATTACAGAAGAAGAATACATTGAAGCGACAGAAGAGACGATCGAGCTTGCCATCCAAACCCGGACTGACATGTTCCCGGACTATGTGACGTATGTTCGAGATGAATTTAGAGATCTTGTAGCCGAGAAAGAGGGCTTTGCTGATCAACTGAAGAACGCCACAACTCCTGAACAAAAGGAAGATATTAATCAAGAGCTGGATGCTCGCATTCAACGACTTTACGAAGAAGGTATAGCCATTCATACGGCCCTAAAGCCGTTAATGCAAAAGAAAGCTGTTCAATCTGTAGTTAGCCGAATTCCTAATGAAGACATTCAAGGCTCGCTTGCAGTCATTGACAATGAGTCTAACAAGCTTATTGCCATAACAGGTGGAAAAGGCTATGAGAAATTCAACTTTAACCGTGGCTACCAAGATTTTAGACAGCCAGGATCATCAATTAAGCCGTTGCTCTCCTTCGCCCCTTATATTGATACAACTGGTGTTGGACCATCTGCTAAAATTGATTCAAAGAATAAGTGTTACCCTGATGGGACGAGTGAAGGATATTGCCCTAAAAATTATAACGATAAAGAAGTTGGGTCTGTCACATTAAATCAAGCACTGGCAAGCTCGTATAATACGACCGCAGTCGCATTACTGAATAGTGTTGGACTTGAAAAAGCTTACTCGTATTTAGATGCATTTCAGTTTGAAAAAGTTGAAGAATCAGATAGGAATTACTTACCTACAGCTCTAGGAGGGTTTAGTAAGGGTGTCTCCCCTCTAGAGTTAACCCGCGCCTACTCGACTTTTGCACATAACGGAGCGTACTCTCCGGCACATGGTATCACCGAAGTCGTAGATGGTGGTGGAAACGTGTTATACAGCTGGGACGAGTCAGAAACTCAAGTATGGAGTCAAGCTACAAATGATAAGATGAGACAGATGCTTGCGAATGTAGTAAAAAGCGGAACAGGACGTACCATCAATGTGGATGCCCCGTATGTCGGAGGAAAAACAGGGACTTCAAACAGCTACCATGAAATTTGGTTTGTAGGACTTACAGATCAATACACAGCTGGTATCTTAATTGGCCGCGATCAGGGTCAAGCAGGACCAAAAAGTATTGAAAGCTTTGCACAGTCGAATCCTCATCAACGAATCTTTAATGATATTATGAATTAA
- a CDS encoding PrkA family serine protein kinase produces the protein MSILKKIERFREEEERLKWEGTFEDYLELIKEKPYVTQTAHSRVFNMIEDAGVEEKDGKKTFSFFKEQIYGLEESIEQLVEEYFHSAAKRLDVRKRILLLMGPVSGGKSTLVTMLKRGLEQYSRTDRGAVYAIKGCPMHEDPLHLIPQHLRAEFQEEYGVKVEGHLSPLNMMRLQEEYGGRIEDVLIERIFFSEDKRTGIGTFSPSDPKSQDIADLTGSIDFSTIAEYGSESDPRAYRFDGELNKANRGMMEFQEMLKCDEKFLWHLLSLTQEGNFKAGRFALISADELIVAHTNESEYKTFISNKKNEALHSRIIVMKIPYNLKVSEEERIYKKMIDDSDLSHVHIAPHALKVAAIFTILTRLKDTTKSGVDLIKKLRLYDGESVEGFNSQDLAELKNEHTDEGMSGIDPRYVINRISSAIIRKQLTSINALDVLRSIKEGLDAHASISKEERERYMDFISTARKEYDTIAKKEVQKAFVYSYDESAKTLMDNYLDNVEAYCNKNKLRDPLTGEEMTPDEKLMRSIEEQIGISENAKKAFREEILIRISAYARKGKKFDYNSHERLREAIQKKLFADLKDIVKITTSVKTPDESQLKKVNEVIARLIDEHGYNSTSANELLRYVGSLLNR, from the coding sequence ATGAGTATATTAAAGAAGATTGAGCGCTTTCGTGAAGAAGAAGAACGGTTGAAGTGGGAAGGAACATTTGAAGATTATTTAGAACTGATTAAAGAAAAACCTTATGTGACGCAGACCGCTCATTCCAGAGTGTTTAATATGATTGAAGATGCTGGGGTGGAGGAGAAAGACGGCAAAAAGACATTTTCCTTTTTTAAAGAGCAGATCTATGGATTAGAAGAGTCAATTGAACAGTTAGTAGAGGAATACTTCCACTCGGCAGCCAAACGATTGGACGTTCGTAAGCGAATTTTGTTACTTATGGGACCAGTAAGTGGAGGGAAATCAACTCTTGTTACGATGCTAAAACGAGGACTTGAGCAATACTCTCGCACAGATCGTGGTGCCGTGTACGCTATTAAGGGCTGCCCAATGCATGAAGATCCACTCCATTTGATTCCTCAACACCTTCGAGCCGAATTTCAAGAAGAGTACGGTGTAAAGGTTGAAGGTCACTTATCTCCATTGAATATGATGCGCCTTCAAGAGGAGTATGGAGGTAGAATTGAAGATGTACTCATTGAGCGTATTTTCTTCTCAGAGGATAAACGTACTGGAATTGGGACATTTAGTCCATCTGATCCGAAGTCACAGGATATCGCTGATTTGACTGGAAGCATCGACTTTTCAACGATTGCTGAATACGGCTCTGAATCGGATCCTCGTGCCTATCGATTTGATGGAGAACTAAACAAAGCAAACCGAGGGATGATGGAGTTCCAGGAGATGCTGAAGTGTGATGAGAAATTCTTGTGGCACCTTCTGTCTCTAACGCAGGAAGGAAACTTCAAAGCAGGACGATTCGCCCTGATTTCGGCGGATGAGCTGATCGTGGCCCATACCAACGAATCCGAGTACAAAACCTTTATATCCAATAAGAAAAATGAGGCGCTCCACTCACGAATTATCGTAATGAAGATACCGTATAATTTAAAGGTGAGTGAAGAAGAGCGCATTTATAAAAAGATGATCGATGACAGTGATCTCTCCCATGTCCATATCGCACCTCATGCTCTTAAAGTTGCAGCAATCTTTACGATCCTTACGAGATTAAAGGATACTACAAAGTCTGGTGTCGACTTAATTAAGAAGCTTCGCTTGTATGATGGAGAAAGTGTAGAGGGCTTTAACTCACAGGATTTGGCTGAACTGAAAAACGAGCACACGGATGAGGGAATGAGCGGGATTGATCCACGTTATGTCATTAACCGTATTTCTTCGGCCATTATTCGTAAGCAGTTAACGTCTATTAATGCATTAGATGTCCTGCGTTCTATTAAAGAAGGCTTGGATGCGCATGCATCGATCTCGAAGGAAGAACGAGAGCGCTATATGGACTTTATCTCAACTGCTCGTAAAGAATACGACACGATTGCGAAAAAAGAAGTACAAAAAGCATTTGTGTATTCATATGATGAGTCTGCCAAAACGCTTATGGATAATTATTTAGATAATGTGGAAGCATATTGCAACAAGAATAAGCTACGCGATCCATTGACTGGTGAAGAAATGACACCAGATGAGAAGCTTATGCGTTCGATTGAAGAACAGATCGGAATCTCGGAAAATGCAAAAAAAGCATTCAGGGAAGAGATCTTAATTCGCATCTCGGCATACGCAAGAAAAGGCAAAAAGTTTGATTACAACTCGCACGAACGCCTGCGTGAAGCGATCCAGAAAAAGCTATTTGCCGACCTAAAAGATATTGTTAAAATCACAACATCTGTAAAAACGCCGGATGAATCCCAGCTTAAGAAAGTAAACGAGGTCATCGCCCGTTTAATTGATGAGCATGGATACAATTCAACCTCGGCCAACGAACTTCTACGTTATGTAGGTAGCTTGTTGAATCGTTAA
- the lepB gene encoding signal peptidase I produces MSTTKSEIFGWVKAIIIAILLAVIIRAFLFTSYEVRGESMLPTAHEGELFIVNKLNYKFGEPKHDDLIVFHATEEEDYIKRVIGLPGDTIQVDNDILYINGEEVAEPYLDEVKPGPGKYTEDFDEIVVPEGHVFVMGDNRPSSLDSRRIGPVSEDQIVGKVDLRFWPLPEFSFMGNK; encoded by the coding sequence GTGAGTACAACGAAAAGTGAGATCTTTGGTTGGGTAAAGGCAATCATTATTGCAATTCTACTAGCAGTGATCATACGAGCCTTCTTATTCACGAGTTATGAAGTAAGAGGTGAGTCCATGCTTCCAACAGCTCATGAAGGAGAGCTGTTTATTGTGAATAAGCTAAATTATAAATTTGGTGAACCAAAGCATGATGATTTAATTGTCTTTCACGCGACAGAAGAGGAAGATTACATTAAGCGTGTGATTGGCTTGCCAGGTGATACGATTCAGGTGGACAATGACATTCTTTATATTAATGGCGAAGAAGTAGCGGAGCCTTATTTAGATGAAGTCAAACCAGGACCTGGAAAGTATACGGAAGACTTTGACGAGATTGTTGTACCTGAGGGACATGTTTTTGTAATGGGAGACAACCGCCCAAGCAGTCTTGATAGTCGCCGTATTGGGCCAGTAAGTGAAGACCAAATTGTAGGAAAAGTTGATTTGCGTTTTTGGCCGTTACCTGAGTTTTCATTTATGGGAAATAAATAA
- the yidD gene encoding membrane protein insertion efficiency factor YidD, with product MKQLILAIIRFYRRFISRYTPPTCRFYPTCSQYGATVVTRFGAAKGSWLLLKRLAKCHPFHPGGIDMPPGEEEESTSPHCQHHH from the coding sequence TTGAAACAGCTCATCTTAGCCATCATTCGGTTTTATCGGCGGTTTATCTCTCGTTACACGCCTCCAACATGCAGATTCTATCCAACTTGCTCGCAATACGGAGCAACGGTTGTTACAAGATTTGGTGCAGCCAAAGGATCCTGGCTTCTACTGAAACGTTTAGCTAAATGTCATCCCTTTCATCCAGGTGGAATTGACATGCCTCCGGGCGAGGAAGAGGAATCTACTTCTCCCCATTGCCAGCATCACCATTAA
- a CDS encoding M15 family metallopeptidase — protein sequence MKKNKWLFIVALSTIMVSACQQDDQQSSPDDSNPSNEQQEQTEDQPTPDDSNQAEDEDEPADEEEEVFDEETMSLPTEYFNDIEEVDGQAIIQNPDNILTFVNHDFLLPSDYEPEDLVIPDVKFSYGHQDIPKSYMREEAAGALEALFAAANEEDIELAAVSGYRSYDRQQELYDQAVSKSGPDQEFVANPGSSEHQSGLAMDVSSASVNYSLVQEYEDTKEGQWLSENAHHFGFIIRYQRDKEDITGYGYEPWHLRYVGEAAIEIYENQLALEEFFDLVKEI from the coding sequence ATGAAGAAGAATAAATGGTTATTCATTGTCGCACTCAGTACGATTATGGTTAGTGCGTGCCAACAGGATGACCAGCAGTCGTCACCTGACGATTCAAATCCATCGAATGAACAGCAAGAACAAACAGAAGATCAACCAACACCTGATGATTCAAATCAAGCCGAGGATGAAGATGAACCGGCTGACGAAGAGGAAGAAGTGTTTGACGAAGAAACGATGTCTCTTCCTACTGAATATTTTAATGACATTGAAGAAGTTGATGGACAAGCCATCATTCAAAATCCTGATAATATCTTAACCTTTGTGAACCATGACTTTTTATTACCTAGTGACTATGAGCCAGAGGATCTTGTGATTCCAGATGTGAAATTCTCTTATGGTCATCAGGATATTCCTAAAAGTTACATGCGTGAAGAAGCGGCTGGAGCGCTAGAAGCATTATTTGCAGCGGCTAATGAGGAAGATATTGAACTAGCTGCCGTTTCAGGGTACCGTTCATATGATCGTCAGCAGGAGCTGTATGATCAGGCAGTATCGAAGTCTGGCCCTGATCAAGAATTTGTTGCAAACCCTGGAAGTAGTGAACATCAATCGGGGCTTGCGATGGATGTTTCAAGTGCAAGTGTGAACTATAGTCTTGTACAGGAATATGAGGATACAAAAGAAGGTCAATGGCTTTCGGAGAATGCGCATCATTTTGGCTTTATTATTCGATACCAAAGGGATAAAGAAGATATCACCGGATACGGGTATGAGCCATGGCATCTTCGTTATGTAGGGGAAGCAGCAATTGAGATTTACGAGAATCAACTAGCTCTTGAAGAATTCTTTGATTTGGTGAAAGAAATATAA
- a CDS encoding AraC family transcriptional regulator: MTTLIEASDCLLLSTDQKKSESVWRNDPCYKFMFSLKGSMTYQSRRNDLSINENEFIIFNPHDQHRQIAVDEHKFLVELEPTFLNEAAAAISVIREDLFFAQTTQKNLLVEQWVQFVQHYMLMEEQDGSRSSEVFLEHSFAQLSLLLVKSAIGTHSSDLITEPFRSTHPAIVSVMGALKDDYQHDWSLDEMAALLDISKFQFAHLFKERVGVSPYSWLQLYRLIRTQDLLVHTRRTITDIAISCGFSSVAVYNQLFKRLYGFPPSFFRQSHSNQVED; this comes from the coding sequence ATGACTACTTTAATTGAAGCGTCCGATTGTTTGTTGTTATCTACAGATCAAAAGAAATCAGAAAGTGTTTGGCGAAACGATCCTTGCTATAAATTTATGTTTTCGCTAAAAGGTTCTATGACCTATCAAAGCAGACGAAACGATCTTTCAATAAATGAAAATGAGTTTATAATTTTTAATCCACATGACCAACATCGACAGATTGCCGTAGATGAACATAAATTTTTGGTTGAGCTAGAGCCGACATTTCTTAACGAAGCGGCAGCTGCCATTTCGGTCATAAGGGAAGATCTTTTCTTTGCGCAAACGACACAAAAAAATCTACTCGTTGAGCAATGGGTCCAATTTGTTCAACACTATATGCTGATGGAAGAACAAGACGGAAGTCGGTCTTCTGAAGTTTTTTTAGAGCATAGTTTTGCTCAACTTAGTTTATTGCTGGTCAAGTCAGCTATTGGGACACATAGTTCTGACCTAATTACTGAACCTTTTCGCTCGACCCACCCTGCAATTGTTTCCGTGATGGGGGCCTTAAAAGATGATTATCAGCATGACTGGAGCCTGGATGAAATGGCAGCGTTGCTGGATATCAGCAAATTTCAATTCGCTCATCTTTTTAAAGAAAGGGTCGGCGTTTCACCTTATTCTTGGCTTCAGCTTTATCGACTTATCAGAACTCAGGATTTACTAGTACATACGCGGCGAACGATTACGGACATCGCCATTAGCTGCGGGTTTTCTTCTGTTGCTGTTTACAATCAGTTATTTAAACGCCTCTATGGATTCCCGCCGAGCTTTTTCCGTCAAAGCCATTCGAATCAGGTAGAAGACTGA
- a CDS encoding MFS transporter, whose translation MYRIALKNKSVLYYLAGAGISQLGNVLAGLAFLFLSYEITQSASLTTVIAMSQAVPYLLFGLIGGAIADRVNKKKLLLWIDLIRVPIILSLVVIYQLEILAFWHLLFVSFVIQSLGCFYNPAYRAVLPLVTPVNHRTTVNSLLDTVTRGVQVLAPVCSIGLVSSGNTIHLYSIDALTYGLSAFFILKIHWVEQFNEEGAQEQKNQGIFQAIFGFFRWVKGDITIKTLFMATFLMVFFNTWVWQIGLLLLLLENYPSQGQEFYSLLLGWYGAGVIVVNIVMPFLWKKLTFAIYLNGSIVWGIGIFVLGFATNLPLYFLGVLIAAVGLPITSLARVYLIQTLVPTHKLGRAFSFNAVILYGSNVISLMLFGALARFIEINSLFIFSGGMMVCCSVFYLIRMALTEKARRESIEAFK comes from the coding sequence GTGTATCGAATTGCATTGAAGAATAAAAGCGTTTTATATTATTTGGCAGGAGCCGGCATTTCACAGTTAGGAAATGTTCTTGCAGGGCTAGCCTTTCTTTTTTTGTCTTATGAAATAACGCAATCTGCTAGCCTTACCACAGTGATTGCCATGTCACAGGCCGTCCCCTATCTGTTGTTCGGTTTAATAGGCGGTGCTATTGCTGATCGAGTTAATAAAAAAAAGCTATTATTATGGATTGATCTCATTCGAGTTCCCATCATTTTGTCATTGGTTGTTATTTATCAACTAGAGATTTTAGCTTTCTGGCATTTGCTATTCGTAAGTTTCGTCATTCAGAGTCTTGGCTGTTTTTATAATCCAGCATATCGGGCTGTTTTACCTCTCGTCACGCCAGTGAATCACCGCACAACGGTTAATAGTCTATTGGATACTGTCACTAGGGGCGTCCAGGTGCTCGCGCCTGTTTGCAGTATCGGTTTAGTGAGTTCAGGAAACACCATTCATTTATATTCGATTGATGCGCTTACGTATGGTTTGAGTGCTTTTTTCATCTTAAAAATACATTGGGTTGAACAGTTCAATGAGGAGGGTGCACAAGAACAGAAAAATCAAGGAATCTTCCAAGCGATTTTTGGTTTCTTTCGGTGGGTAAAAGGAGACATAACGATTAAAACATTATTTATGGCGACTTTTTTAATGGTCTTTTTCAACACATGGGTGTGGCAGATCGGTTTGCTCTTGTTACTTCTAGAAAACTACCCGAGTCAGGGCCAAGAATTTTACAGTCTCTTATTGGGGTGGTACGGCGCAGGGGTTATCGTCGTCAATATCGTCATGCCGTTTCTATGGAAGAAACTAACCTTCGCCATCTATCTAAATGGCTCCATCGTATGGGGAATCGGAATTTTTGTATTGGGATTCGCCACCAACCTGCCCCTATACTTTCTTGGTGTCCTAATTGCTGCAGTTGGACTACCAATCACCAGTCTTGCCCGTGTTTATTTGATTCAGACATTAGTTCCGACCCACAAATTGGGCCGGGCGTTCAGTTTCAATGCAGTCATTCTCTATGGCTCGAATGTAATTTCTTTAATGCTGTTTGGCGCACTCGCTAGGTTCATCGAAATCAATTCCCTCTTTATCTTCAGCGGCGGAATGATGGTCTGTTGCTCAGTCTTCTACCTGATTCGAATGGCTTTGACGGAAAAAGCTCGGCGGGAATCCATAGAGGCGTTTAAATAA
- a CDS encoding right-handed parallel beta-helix repeat-containing protein, with protein MEAIVVSQKILSKHKSIKQAIELVEEGGTIHLDKATYKGKFFIHKSMTICGTHSKDSVVLEGSFVIKDGAKVTIKNMTLQDDEVGIFVQEGSLTLENCDINRMTESALMVKKSCQATLRNVIIQNNQHAILTQGKVQMHFCALSNQQATQVVLYPGAVLKSKHTHILQGKKEAILLKEQTNVTLVDCSIFGHSGEGAQIRVLKDAELSVKSSRIYEGTNGGIDVQGGRLLINDVELYRNVGTQITLEDSTASISHSTIHSSDIGCVIRNGSSLTLEHSRLSAHLQAQLHVSGGALDAKHCTIVSGKSNAVLVTECGEAQIADSEIADHFLPQICVSEQGQARIERSSIHHGEHYGVWLTEQSSANIVQSNIYGHQQIQVVVAGESYLEMDTSSVYEGYENGMHFLEESKGVISHCEVYRHGPEFPQVIVREGADPHFKQCTISESPSNAVWFLEHAKGQVEQCTIIGHGLAQIEITGESRPHVSRTTITEGGACAIHIHESAPYIEECLFPDHIETIILEGNCAAEIVGQGAEILADYAAFQRHAEERLSNLDEKTLERIQKSQDLAEKEARTAEIVGLVEELERRLGTNS; from the coding sequence ATGGAAGCCATTGTTGTGTCTCAGAAAATCTTGTCAAAACATAAAAGCATTAAACAAGCAATCGAGCTTGTTGAAGAGGGTGGAACGATTCACCTTGATAAAGCTACCTATAAAGGAAAGTTTTTTATACATAAATCAATGACCATCTGCGGAACTCATTCGAAGGATTCTGTTGTTTTAGAAGGATCGTTTGTTATTAAAGACGGTGCTAAGGTGACGATTAAAAATATGACACTTCAGGATGATGAAGTAGGTATCTTTGTACAGGAAGGATCTCTTACTCTTGAAAACTGTGATATCAATCGGATGACGGAATCAGCGCTTATGGTGAAGAAGAGCTGCCAAGCTACATTACGTAATGTCATCATCCAAAATAATCAGCACGCTATTCTTACTCAAGGGAAGGTGCAGATGCATTTTTGTGCATTATCCAATCAACAAGCTACTCAAGTCGTTCTTTACCCAGGTGCTGTTTTAAAATCTAAGCATACGCATATTCTTCAAGGAAAAAAGGAAGCCATCCTATTAAAGGAGCAAACCAATGTAACTCTTGTAGACTGTTCGATCTTTGGGCATTCTGGGGAGGGCGCTCAAATTCGTGTACTAAAGGATGCGGAGCTCAGTGTAAAGTCCAGTCGAATCTATGAAGGGACCAATGGTGGGATTGATGTTCAAGGCGGACGGCTGCTTATAAATGATGTGGAATTGTACAGAAATGTAGGCACGCAAATTACTCTTGAAGACAGCACAGCATCGATTAGTCATTCTACAATTCATAGTTCAGATATCGGGTGTGTGATTAGAAACGGCTCATCGCTTACTCTTGAACATTCGCGACTGTCCGCTCATCTGCAAGCTCAGCTTCACGTGAGCGGTGGTGCACTTGACGCTAAACATTGCACCATTGTAAGTGGAAAAAGTAATGCTGTACTTGTGACCGAATGCGGCGAGGCACAAATTGCTGATAGTGAGATTGCGGATCATTTTTTACCACAGATCTGTGTATCCGAACAGGGACAAGCCAGGATTGAGCGCTCCTCCATCCACCATGGTGAGCATTATGGTGTTTGGTTAACCGAACAATCCTCAGCGAATATTGTTCAATCAAACATCTATGGCCACCAGCAAATTCAAGTAGTTGTAGCGGGAGAGAGCTATTTAGAGATGGATACTAGCTCAGTGTACGAAGGCTATGAGAATGGAATGCATTTTCTTGAAGAAAGCAAAGGAGTTATCTCTCATTGCGAAGTGTACCGCCATGGACCTGAATTCCCTCAAGTGATCGTCCGAGAGGGAGCAGATCCTCACTTTAAGCAGTGCACCATTTCAGAAAGTCCATCTAATGCGGTTTGGTTTTTAGAGCATGCAAAAGGACAAGTCGAACAGTGTACCATTATTGGACACGGACTGGCGCAAATTGAAATAACGGGAGAAAGCAGGCCTCATGTATCTCGTACAACGATCACAGAAGGAGGGGCGTGCGCGATTCACATTCACGAATCGGCTCCATATATTGAAGAATGCTTATTTCCAGATCATATTGAAACAATCATCTTAGAAGGAAATTGTGCAGCGGAAATTGTTGGACAAGGTGCAGAGATTTTAGCTGATTATGCAGCATTCCAGCGCCACGCAGAAGAGCGCCTTTCCAATCTCGATGAGAAGACTCTAGAACGTATTCAGAAGTCACAGGACCTCGCTGAAAAAGAAGCACGAACTGCTGAAATTGTTGGTTTAGTCGAAGAACTGGAGCGAAGACTCGGAACAAATTCATAA